The following are encoded in a window of Oceaniferula flava genomic DNA:
- a CDS encoding integron integrase: MPPREGGAGALGTTLFGRTGLFDGKGAGTEALDGLVGDVEDWLEARALSAVPVTALWLAGLFDEPSAGWARVRRSDGDPLDGDCADVALLREDGSDYGGWSGDKAGSKAGDESGGGSGGLAGGSASRGGGGGLEALSEALRGSAFWEKYLVLLAKKKIPQASFVYYGRHLERWAEFYRREAKFCREQGGRPGGRSDETDRTDAGTAPGAVEGTVEYVLGRQAEARKSVEWSQLSGDERLMRWIDFMGRVMEPWQMKQAVQAVCWAHRDILKSKWAVTMNWQVVYSRIDSYEPLHEDLARELSPDQREKAIVASGIKGDAAQWVEQLIVKLRVRRYALRTEETYTNWVVDFFRWYAAEGFDGKPDADAATRFLTYLAMERRVGVNTQKQAVNALAFLYKSVFLLEEFSLGDFCKGSGRKALPVVMSEGEVLRVLSQMEGVSLLMAKLMYGAGLRLMECMRLRVKDIDFENGYIEVVRGKGGKSRHTPLPRSLVASLQEQIEQVRLIQEADVRSGTAGVWMPDALAVKQPSAAKSLSWMWLFPSEKLSQDPKTGVVRRHHLSETVVQRALKKAVNGAGLLKRVSCHTLRHSFATHLLQRGQDIRTVQELLGHADVSTTMIYTHVLNRPGDVVRSPLDGL, from the coding sequence ATGCCGCCGCGCGAGGGTGGAGCAGGGGCCTTGGGAACGACTTTGTTTGGGCGAACGGGCTTGTTCGATGGGAAGGGGGCTGGGACTGAGGCTTTGGATGGACTGGTGGGAGATGTTGAGGATTGGTTGGAGGCTCGGGCGTTGTCGGCGGTGCCGGTGACGGCTCTATGGCTTGCTGGTTTGTTTGATGAGCCGTCCGCAGGATGGGCACGAGTGCGGAGATCTGATGGGGATCCGCTTGACGGGGATTGTGCGGACGTTGCGTTGCTGCGTGAGGATGGGAGTGATTATGGGGGTTGGTCAGGCGATAAAGCTGGCAGTAAGGCTGGCGACGAGTCTGGGGGTGGATCTGGAGGGCTGGCTGGGGGGAGTGCATCCCGGGGTGGTGGAGGTGGCCTTGAGGCGCTCTCTGAGGCGTTGCGTGGTAGTGCGTTCTGGGAGAAGTATCTGGTTTTGCTGGCTAAAAAGAAGATCCCGCAGGCATCTTTTGTTTACTATGGTCGGCATCTTGAGCGATGGGCTGAGTTTTACCGTAGAGAAGCGAAGTTTTGTCGGGAGCAGGGGGGGAGGCCGGGTGGTCGCTCAGATGAGACTGATAGGACTGACGCTGGGACGGCTCCTGGGGCTGTGGAGGGGACGGTGGAGTATGTTTTGGGGCGTCAGGCGGAGGCTCGTAAGTCGGTGGAGTGGTCACAGCTTTCTGGTGACGAGCGTTTGATGCGCTGGATTGATTTCATGGGCCGGGTGATGGAGCCATGGCAGATGAAGCAGGCGGTGCAGGCCGTGTGCTGGGCGCACCGTGATATTTTGAAGAGCAAGTGGGCGGTGACGATGAACTGGCAGGTGGTTTACAGTCGGATCGATAGCTATGAGCCGCTTCATGAGGATTTGGCACGTGAGTTATCGCCTGATCAGAGGGAAAAGGCGATCGTAGCGTCCGGGATCAAGGGGGATGCGGCGCAGTGGGTTGAACAGCTGATCGTGAAGTTGCGTGTGCGGCGCTATGCGCTTCGGACTGAGGAAACTTACACCAATTGGGTGGTGGATTTTTTCCGCTGGTATGCGGCCGAAGGTTTCGATGGCAAACCGGATGCTGACGCGGCGACTCGGTTTCTGACGTATTTAGCGATGGAGCGTCGGGTGGGGGTGAACACCCAGAAGCAGGCTGTCAATGCACTGGCGTTCTTGTATAAATCGGTCTTTTTACTAGAAGAATTCAGCCTCGGTGATTTTTGCAAAGGGTCCGGAAGGAAGGCGCTGCCGGTGGTCATGAGTGAGGGCGAGGTGCTGCGTGTTCTCAGTCAGATGGAAGGTGTGTCGCTTCTGATGGCGAAGCTAATGTATGGGGCAGGTTTACGCTTGATGGAATGTATGCGATTGCGCGTGAAAGATATTGATTTCGAAAATGGTTATATCGAAGTGGTTCGCGGCAAGGGCGGAAAGTCCAGGCATACGCCTCTTCCTCGATCGTTGGTAGCGAGTTTGCAGGAACAAATTGAACAGGTTCGCCTGATTCAAGAGGCGGACGTTAGATCCGGCACTGCGGGCGTGTGGATGCCGGATGCTCTGGCGGTGAAGCAGCCGTCGGCAGCCAAATCGCTGTCGTGGATGTGGTTGTTTCCAAGCGAAAAGTTATCGCAAGATCCCAAGACGGGGGTTGTGCGGCGGCATCATTTAAGCGAGACGGTGGTGCAACGGGCTTTGAAGAAAGCGGTCAATGGCGCTGGTCTTTTGAAACGTGTTAGCTGCCATACTTTGAGGCATTCGTTTGCGACACATTTACTGCAGCGCGGGCAGGATATTCGGACGGTGCAGGAGTTGTTAGGCCATGCAGATGTGTCTACCACGATGATTTATACGCATGTGTTGAATCGGCCTGGAGATGTTGTTCGGAGTCCTTTGGATGGACTTTAG